In Exiguobacterium acetylicum, the genomic stretch ACCGGAGTAGTCATCGGTGCTTCCTTCGGAGACGCCGTCTCTGCTGAACCAAGGACTTCTCCAAGAATTCGTGCTTTCATACCTGCAGGAACGGGTCGCTCCGGAAGCGATTCAGCGATGGGAAGCATGAGTTCTTCCATTTCTAAAAGCGCTTCGCGACATTCTTCACACGTCGCAAGATGCGCTTCGAACGCGTCGCGATCTGCTGCGGATAATGTTCCATTGAAATAATCGATTAAGTCATGACAACGTTCTTCCATCTCGTTCCCTCCCATCCATTCGTTTTCGTAATGCTTGAATCGCGCTCCTGATTCGCGTCTTGACCGTTCCAAGAGGTAAATCGAGTCGCTCTGAAATCTGTTGCTGCGTCATACCCTGGAAGTAAACGAGTTCAATCAGCTCTTGCTGCTCTGGCTTCAGTTCACTGACCGCGTCGCGCACTTCAGCAGCCGTTTCCCGTTGCATGACCGTTCGCTCGACCGGCTCGTCGTATCCACCATCTCGTTCCTCGACTTCGATCGTCGGCTGTCGTTTTTCACGACGGAGACAATCAAGTGCCGCGTTACGTGTAATCGTTAAAATCCACGATGAAAACTTTCCTTTTTGCGTATCAAAATCAACACGACCATTCCAAATCTTCATCCACACTTCTTGTATGACTTCTTCGGACAACCGGTCATTATTCGTAAAGCGATGGGCGAATGAGAATAATAGCCGCTCGTACTTATCGTACAACGTCTCGAGGGCTTGCTCATCTCCGCTACGCATCAGATGATAAAGCGATTCATCGGATTGAGTGTGCATCCTTCTCCTCCTTCTGATGTCAGCCTTATCATATAGTATACGCAAGCTGACACCAAATCGTTTTCTATTTTATTCATTTTCTAAGTAAAAATCTTCACCACATCCATATTCCCTAATTCTAATAAAAGTATAGCTTAAAATTCTGCTGAATTGACAGTTATACCGTAATGGGCATAGCATAAAGATACTACATGACGTCAGGTCAACGGGAATCGGAGGAATAAAAATGGATTATGATCGGAAGATGAAGAACCGTGTTAGTCGGATTGAAGGACAGCTACGAGGCATTTTACGGATGATGGAAGAAGGGCAAGATTGCCGCGATGTCATCACCCAGCTCTCCGCTGCCCGTTCTGCGATTGACCGGACGATCGGCGTCGTCGTCAGTTCGAATCTAATTGAGTGCGTCAAGGACGCAGAACAAAACGGCGACGGACAAACCGAAGAACTCGTCAAGGAAGCGGTCAATTTGCTCGTTAAGAGCCGCTGATATAACGCTCGTACGGATAGTCTGCTTGGATAGCAGGCTATTTTTTTAGACGTTTATTTTAATATATCAGCTGTTTGATCCAGGTTTGATTGCGCGTCAAAACAGGTATACTAAATTGTTATTATCTGGACTGCTCGTAAAAGACGTCCACTTAGGAGGAAGAGTACTTATGACCGTTTCCCTATTCATTGATGTCGCATGTAAGACAGGCGAATCTCCTGTTTACGATGCAAAAGCAAAGCGCTTTTATTTCGTTGATATTCCGAATCAACTTCTCTTCTCATATGATCTCGTCACAGAAGCACTCAAACCGTATACGTTACCAAGCGCCATCACATCGATTGCCTTGACGGATGCACCGGATTTATTACGTGTCACGGCAGAACACGGATTCGGAACGTTTGATCTCAAAGAAGGACATCTGTCTCTTGAGCATCAACTGTCGCTACCCGATTCCGACCGGATGAATGACGGAAAGCTTGATCCAACCGGACAATATGTCGCCGGTAGCATTAATGAAGAAGACGGTAAGACTGCTGGATTGTTCCGTCTGCGTCACGATGGCTCCATCGATGTCTTGCATGAAGACTTGACGAACTCCAATGGACTCGTCTGGTCAGAAGATGGCAAGACGCTCTATCACATCGATACACCGACGAAAAAAGTCTATGCCTTCGACTACGCTCCGGACGCTCCACTTTCGAATAAGCGTGTCGCCGTTGACCTCGAAGAAGAAGAAGGGTTCCCAGATGGTATGACGAAGGACGCGGAAGGTCATGCTTGGATCGCACATTATGCTGGATCATGCATCACCCGTTGGAATCTTGCGACTGGTGAAAAACTCGCTCATGTCGACTTCCCGGTCGCCAATCCGACGTGTCCGATTTTCTACGAAGATCGATTGCTCGTCACGACCGCTGCAAACGGAGATGAGACGCCACACGCCGGTGCCGTCTTCGCTGTAACATTTGAATGATTTATAGAGGAGGGATCATCTTTTTAGAGGTGATGCCTCTTTTTCCACACAATTCGCCTAGACGCCTCTAAAAAAACAGACGATACTAAAGAAGAAGACTATTCATTTTTTGAAGGAGTGAAGCCGATGCGTGTCACAATCATCGAACGTCTACACCAATTGCAGACGACCCCATCCTTTTTCCCGGTCAACTGCTACCTGTTTGAAGAAGCAGACAGTTTAACATTGATTGATGCTGGACTCGGAATTAACGCAAAGGCGCTCTATCACTATATTCGACAGCAGGAGAAACCACTCGGTGCAATCATCCTGACTCATGCACACGCCGATCATGTCGGCTCACTGGATTTCCTTGCGAACGCCTTCCCTCTCGCTCAAGTCTGTATCAGTTATCGCGATGCTGCACTACTCAGCGGGGATGAGACGCTACGCGAAGGCGAAACGACACCCTTAAAAGGTGGTATTCCGAAAAACATCAAAACACGACCGGATCGCTTGCTCGAGAGTGGTCAACAAGTCGGAAGTCTCAGTGTCATCGCCTCACCCGGTCATACACCTGGTTCGATCTCGCTTTGGCATGAAGGAAGCCGGACTTTGATCGCTGGCGATGCTTTTCAGACGCAAGGAGGACTAGCCGTCTCCGGCGACGTCCGCTGGCAATTCCCGTTTCCCGCACTCGCAACATGGGATCCGGACGTCGCCCTTCGCTCGGCTGATCAATTGACGGAGCTATCTCCGGATATTCTTGCCGTCGGACATGGTCCACTAATCCTTGGACCAAGTTACGAGATGCGACAAGCCGTCGATCGATTCACTCAGGTCTTGCAGACGAAAAAATCATCACCTTTCAAGTAATGTACGCATATGAAAAAACATCCGCGAACGTGTTCCTGACATGTCCGCTGATGTTTTTTTCAACAGACGACTCATGTCTGTTCTGTAACAGAATAACGATAGACGCGTGCTTCGTAGGGACGCAAGATATCCGGGCTATACGGATAGTTTGATACGAGCAATTTTTCATGCGGTAAAATGAGGGCGGTCTGCATCGGTTCATCATGTACGTTGAGGACGATCCGCCAGACTTCTCCCTCTAATTCCCGCTCATAGATATAGAGATACGGATCATGAAGCGCTAAGTCTCGGTATGTACCGTAGACCATGATCGGATGATCCTTTCGCATCTGAATCAGCGACTTATAAAAAGCAAGCACGGACGATGGATCGGCTTCTGCTTGCGCGACATTGATGTCCGTATAATTCGGATTGACGGCTAACCATGGTTTCCCACTCGTAAAGCCAGCTGCATGTGTACCGTCCCACTGCATCGGTGTGCGGGAGTTATCGCGCGCGAGTAACTGCATCGACGAGAGGACGACCTCTGGGTCCTCTCCGCCAGCGACGCGCTCTTCGTATCGATTTCGAAAGGCGACGTCTTGATAAAGCGACGGATCCGAGAAACGAATCCCCGTCATCCCAATCTCTTCTCCTTGATACACGTATGGAATACCAGGTAACGTATGCAACATCAAACCGAGTAGTTTCGCACTCTCGACGCGGTAGCGTTCACTGCCGAAGCGCGTCACTTGTCGTGTATGATCATGGTTGTTGAGGAACTGTGAATTGACACCTAATGGATATAAGACGTCGTACCAGCGTTTTTGAATCTCCTTGAATCGTAAGAGATCCATCGCTTCCATGTCATCCGCAATCTCGAAGTGAAACAGCGTCCGGAGTTCTTTTCGGTCCTCACTGACATATAACAGTCCATCTTCTGGACCGACGAACGGAATCTCACCGACTGTAAACAAGTCTTTACCAGCGAGAACATTCGCATGCATCTC encodes the following:
- a CDS encoding RNA polymerase sigma factor; the protein is MHTQSDESLYHLMRSGDEQALETLYDKYERLLFSFAHRFTNNDRLSEEVIQEVWMKIWNGRVDFDTQKGKFSSWILTITRNAALDCLRREKRQPTIEVEERDGGYDEPVERTVMQRETAAEVRDAVSELKPEQQELIELVYFQGMTQQQISERLDLPLGTVKTRIRSAIQALRKRMDGRERDGRTLS
- a CDS encoding metal-sensitive transcriptional regulator, with translation MDYDRKMKNRVSRIEGQLRGILRMMEEGQDCRDVITQLSAARSAIDRTIGVVVSSNLIECVKDAEQNGDGQTEELVKEAVNLLVKSR
- a CDS encoding SMP-30/gluconolactonase/LRE family protein, with the translated sequence MTVSLFIDVACKTGESPVYDAKAKRFYFVDIPNQLLFSYDLVTEALKPYTLPSAITSIALTDAPDLLRVTAEHGFGTFDLKEGHLSLEHQLSLPDSDRMNDGKLDPTGQYVAGSINEEDGKTAGLFRLRHDGSIDVLHEDLTNSNGLVWSEDGKTLYHIDTPTKKVYAFDYAPDAPLSNKRVAVDLEEEEGFPDGMTKDAEGHAWIAHYAGSCITRWNLATGEKLAHVDFPVANPTCPIFYEDRLLVTTAANGDETPHAGAVFAVTFE
- a CDS encoding MBL fold metallo-hydrolase, which gives rise to MRVTIIERLHQLQTTPSFFPVNCYLFEEADSLTLIDAGLGINAKALYHYIRQQEKPLGAIILTHAHADHVGSLDFLANAFPLAQVCISYRDAALLSGDETLREGETTPLKGGIPKNIKTRPDRLLESGQQVGSLSVIASPGHTPGSISLWHEGSRTLIAGDAFQTQGGLAVSGDVRWQFPFPALATWDPDVALRSADQLTELSPDILAVGHGPLILGPSYEMRQAVDRFTQVLQTKKSSPFK
- a CDS encoding glycoside hydrolase family 13 protein, yielding MKRANWKESVVYQVYWRSFKDSNGDGIGDLRGVIDKLDYIASLGVDVVWLNPCYRSPDVDNGYDIADYYEIMEKAGTMGDLQELITAAHARGLKVILDLVVNHTSDQHDWFRQSCERINDKDDWYIWQDGTKETPPNNWRSYFAPSPWTWSEERGQYYFHSFAKEQPDLNWEHPAVRQAIYDMMNWWIAQGIDGFRMDVINLIKKRSFEDVANPFDLSYLGNQPGVHDFLQEMHANVLAGKDLFTVGEIPFVGPEDGLLYVSEDRKELRTLFHFEIADDMEAMDLLRFKEIQKRWYDVLYPLGVNSQFLNNHDHTRQVTRFGSERYRVESAKLLGLMLHTLPGIPYVYQGEEIGMTGIRFSDPSLYQDVAFRNRYEERVAGGEDPEVVLSSMQLLARDNSRTPMQWDGTHAAGFTSGKPWLAVNPNYTDINVAQAEADPSSVLAFYKSLIQMRKDHPIMVYGTYRDLALHDPYLYIYERELEGEVWRIVLNVHDEPMQTALILPHEKLLVSNYPYSPDILRPYEARVYRYSVTEQT